Proteins from a genomic interval of Schistocerca piceifrons isolate TAMUIC-IGC-003096 chromosome 3, iqSchPice1.1, whole genome shotgun sequence:
- the LOC124789509 gene encoding uncharacterized protein LOC124789509, whose product MSLPFSVLSNMATAWTREQMSVLIDAMKEEQCLYNVKSKNYYNKRCRAEALFRVFFKVKCVRPHLSNPKECQTKFLNMRNMFNVENRKRKESMRTATCEDDIYRPGLWYFQKLEFLDAHYMPRIRNSAPLQTMECSDSFQTDESTSHESDVVESSMSNVIEFTEESDVKDIGLVESDSILEQVPLAQTSWSSAESATSRSSTARKRNNSDSYDTAIQLIVDRLQESYDDDITVFVKYLATEMRQIKCREARNACKQKILKIVYDTLDNE is encoded by the exons ATGTCTCTtcccttttcagttctgagcaacaTGGCTACCGCATGGACAAGAGAACAAATGTCAGTGCTAATAGATGCTATGAAAGAAGAACAATGTCTTtacaatgtaaaaagtaaaaattattacaACAAACGCTGTCGTGCGGAGGCGCTTTTTCGTGTATTTTTTAAAGTGAAATGTGTTAGGCCTCATTTGAGCAATCCAAAGGAGTGTCAAACGAAATTTTTGAATATGAGGAACATGTTCAACGTGGAAAATCGAAAGAGGAAAGAGAGTATGAGGACTGCAACCTGCGAAGATGAT ATATATCGGCCAGGTTTGTGGTATTTTCAGAAACTCGAATTTCTAGACGCTCATTACATGCCACGAATTAGGAACTCTGCTCCACTACAGACTATGGAATGTAGTGACAGTTTTCAG ACAGATGAAAGCACATCACATGAAAGTGATGTCGTGGAATCTTCCATGAGCAATGTTATTGAATTTACAGAAGAAAGTGACGTGAAGGACATAGGACTAGTTGAATCTGATTCAATTCTAGAACAAGTACCACTGGCACAAACCTCATGGAGTTCAGCAGAGAGTGCTACATCCAGGTCCTCTACTGCAAGAAAAAGAAACAATAGTGACAGTTATGACACTGCAATACAATTAATTGTAGACAGACTGCAGGAAAGTTATGATGATGACATAActgtttttgtaaaatatctggcaacAGAAATGAGACAAATAAAATGCAGAGAAGCAAGAAACGCCTGTAAGCAAAAAATACTAAAAATTGTTTATGATACTTtagataatgaataa